One stretch of Bombus vancouverensis nearcticus chromosome 16, iyBomVanc1_principal, whole genome shotgun sequence DNA includes these proteins:
- the LOC117163092 gene encoding uncharacterized protein LOC117163092 isoform X2 — protein sequence MWIKFALLISCTIANTLADNGPRSKAVSIEEFVTSHKVPENIPRPWDYDEDDDDVVDVERKTISKHGKHAKKVIPKFESFDKKPGDLDPVRRFDFVDEDKATNGNNAKRQVRVELENFGDTGVLQEDGIRRSDTHRSRLQNNKDSVIPGVHVSDEYPTTMMPVLTTPREARAFDFVPVNIIRDDGKETSFHERNFGDFSDVSLVPAGTNSRIQVKKGPNGKDYEYETTSAPRRGGSSANRSKYSNVERSSTVEPASNEVIPNRNNNRGRQLVDAEDVSEERLPTNTRFPPRSRSNHNTATTEPSRTRGNRPRPGLDLVDSSSFRTHQEGPEFPQVLPKGPVRFLGVTPNEDNGEERATARGRGKPQRVQEPAPVEELVEDVPVPTTRRRPITTLSPQTEGEAVRGSSRGSGEKEEQTEETSSPTEKSRDKQPSLEKQEYEDSESSSTTSASTASTAMEDPTTEYPSSMDKVALDLYAFVQQGQNNLVDAPSSEATDSSSDESTISNEEATTDLAAVTEMSATTVTLEPTTITTTASPTEPMTTTAATTTTVSTTTTTTTTTTEPPTTTTTQAPAGRGKFRRPGIGGTTGSRNRFKSNGGGSTTTTEAPAEPTPRTRNRFGGNGSNGGGFKRNRPGQKQASVEEDAVQKESSSSVHAERPSSSTRSRFRGTGSTRSVSSTTPATSNGGSTAASNGPSGISRPSFNKLNINRRRGRPTTNAPNASEESQESTRSETAKETAQESVTAAPKSTVRGRLPATGVRPVIKPGARINLRTKPGHSTTTTTTTPLPADKEEESSIDEPAGEGTEEETHEAPAETSPPPTRSTTVNPLNKLRNRNRLQVHPKTTTRAPVSLASRRSPLLPRRKVTEAPVAQSSQEEASEEADSSSETEATEATSAETSTAASTKHEETRGLGGLLAPRRRITPRRPGQIISRE from the exons ATGTGGATCAAATTCGCTCTTTT GATATCCTGTACCATCGCAAATACACTGGCGGACAATGGACCTCGAAGTAAAGCAGTGTCCATCGAAG AATTCGTAACCTCGCACAAAGTGCCGGAGAACATCCCACGGCCGTGGGATtacgacgaggacgacgacgacgtggTCGACGTGGAAAGAAAAACGATCTCGAAGCACGGGAAACACGCGAAGAAGGTTATACCAAAGTTCGAGAGTTTCGATAAGAAGCCGGGCGATCTGGATCCAGTCAGACGTTTCGATTTCGTCGACGAAGACAAAGCGACTAACGGTAACAACGCGAAACGGCAGGTTCGCGTCGAATTGGAAAACTTCGGCGACACCGGAGTCCTTCAAGAAGATGGTATCCGAAGATCGGATACGCACAGGTCGCGGCTACAGAATAACAAAGACTCGGTCATTCCTGGAGTGCACGTCAG CGACGAGTATCCGACTACCATGATGCCGGTTCTCACGACGCCACGCGAGGCGCGTGCTTTCGATTTCGTCCCGGTGAACATCATCCGTGACGATGGTAAAGAAACGTCGTTCCACGAACGCAACTTCGGCGACTTCAGCGACGTCAGTTTAGTGCCCGCTGGAACGAATTCGCGCATCCAG GTAAAGAAAGGACCGAACGGAAAGGACTACGAATACGA AACTACGTCCGCGCCTAGGCGCGGAGGATCCTCCGCCAACAGAAGCAAGTACAGTAACGTGGAAAGGTCGAGCACGGTGGAACCTGCCAGCAACGAAGTGATACCAAATCGCAATAACAACAGAGGCAGGCAATTGGTCGACGCGGAAGACGTCTCCGAAGAAAGGTTACCAACGAACACTAGATTTCCACCTAG ATCACGATCGAATCACAACACGGCGACCACGGAGCCTTCTAGAACCCGCGGGAATCGTCCTAGACCTGGTCTAGACCTCGTTGACTCGAGCAGTTTTCGAACGCATCAAGAGGGTCCGGAGTTTCCTCAGGTTCTACCTAAGGGACCCGTCAGATTTCTCGGTGTTACTCCGAACGAGGACAATGGAGAAGAGAGAGCGACAGCTAGAGGACGCGGCAAACCACAAAGGGTCCAAGAACCTGCTCCTGTAGAAGAGCTGGTCGAGGACGTGCCCGTTCCCACGACTAGGAGGAGACCGATCACCACACTGTCGCCTCAA ACCGAAGGCGAAGCAGTCAGAGGATCCTCGCGCGGCAGCGGAGAGAAAGAAGAGCAAACAGAAGAAACGTCTTCGCCAACAGAGAAGAGCAGAGACAAACAACCATCCTTGGAGAAGCAAGAATACGAAGACTCGGAGTCCTCTTCAACGACCTCGGCAAGCACCGCTTCAACTGCCATGGAAGATCCAACCACAGAGTATCCGTCTTCGATGGACAAAGTGGCGCTCGACTTGTACGCTTTCGTGCAACAGGGTCAAAATAATTTGGTGGACGCGCCTAGCAGCGAAGCTACCGATTCTTCGTCAGACGAATCGACGATCTCTAACGAGGAAGCTACTACCGATCTGGCAGCTGTGACGGAAATGTCCGCCACCACGGTGACCCTGGAACCCACGACGATCACCACTACGGCGTCGCCCACCGAACCGATGACTACTACGGCTGCTACAACTACTACCGTTAGTACCACCACGACTACTACGACTACGACGACCGAACCTCCTACTACTACAACTACTCAGGCACCTGCTGGCAGGGGAAAGTTCAGGAGGCCAGGAATAGGGGGAACTACAGGTTCCAGAAATAG ATTCAAATCCAACGGAGGCGGAAGTACGACAACCACCGAAGCTCCGGCGGAACCAACACCGCGTACACGAAACCGCTTCGGAGGAAACGGTTCGAACGGCGGTGGTTTCAAGAGAAACCGTCCTGGACAAAAACAAGCGTCAGTGGAAGAGGACGCAGTGCAGAAAGAGAGTTCCAGCTCGGTGCACGCGGAACGTCCTTCCTCCAGTACTCGTAGCAGATTTCGTGGCACTGGATCCACGAGATCCGTCTCGTCGACGACACCAGCCACGTCGAATGGTGGGTCGACCGCCGCCTCCAATGGACCGTCAGGAATATCAAGACCGTCTTTCAATAAATTAAACATCAATCGGCGACGTGGAAGACCGACTACGAATGCTCCAAACGCTAGCGAAGAGAGCCAAGAGTCGACTCGCTCGGAAACAGCGAAGGAAACCGCGCAGGAATCTGTTACGGCCGCGCCAAAGTCTACTGTTCGTGGACGACTTCCGGCCACAGGAGTCAGACCAGTCATTAAACCTGGGGCGAGGATAAATCTGAGAACCAAACCGGGTCATTCGACGACCACTACGACTACCACGCCGCTGCCTGCAGATAAAGAGGAAGAATCGTCTATCGACGAGCCAGCGGGAGAGGGAACCGAAGAGGAGACTCACGAG GCACCGGCAGAGACCAGCCCGCCGCCAACGCGTTCCACCACTGTGAACCCCCTAAACAAACTGCGAAATCGAAACAGACTACAAGTACATCCAAAAACGACTACCAGAGCGCCAGTGTCGTTAGCATCGAGAAGATCGCCGTTGTTACCACGTCGCAAGGTAACCGAGGCACCAGTTGCCCAATCTAGCCAGGAGGAAGCGTCCGAGGAAGCAGACAGTTCCAGCGAAACAGAGGCGACCGAAGCCACATCGGCTGAAACGAGCACAGCAGCGAGCACAAAACACGAGGAAACCAGAGGACTCGGTGGACTTTTGGCGCCCAGGCGCAGGATAACGCCGCGACGACCTGGACAAATCATCTCGCGGGAGTAA
- the Atg9 gene encoding autophagy-related protein 9 isoform X1, whose product MKRETVITCVEPNRRAKTMTTVLDGSYQRMEPYDGEEEDGEDDDEHEETPQESGVMIHVVPEGNKARWNHIEDLDSFFTRMYHYHQKHGFACMILQEALELGQFIFVVTFSTFLFHCIDYSVLFKNKPQTSHKTSISDVILPTSECVASMGLVTWICILVAAIFWILRLVKVLYHCTQFWDIKLFFNTALKIEDCDLDNLTWHEVQKRVREVQKEQEMCIHKRELTELDIYHRILRFKNYMVAMINKSLLPVRLKIPVIGEIIFMTRGLKYNMELLLFWGPWSPFENNWHLKEDYKKLNKRQELARALSKHILWVGVVNFLLCPLILLWQILYSFFNYGEIIKREPGTLGTRMWSLYGRLYLRHFNELDHELNARLNRAYRPASKYMSIFTSPIMTVIAKNVAFVAGSILAVLLILTVYDEDVLTVEHVLTTMTILGAMVAGARAFIPDENLVWCPETLLTAVLAHTHYRPDSWRGHAHTQTTRAEVAQLFQYRAVHLLEELISPLLTPFILCFRMRQRALDIVDFYRNFTIEVTGVGDVCSFAQMDVRKHGNPTWQTVTRSPVIDQTGRYDVNQYALDPEKLQIPVSDQYTQAEDGKTELSLIHFTLTNPEWKPPSHAENFVAALRERVKKEVQGGIHGEINPLLASLNSLSSLEPGYNDIVSNIIRSTMVNQPGGLSTSNMFLNQPGTSTVSAAGDELLNVKSDILPHAVQCGLSKAEGPVHNEKGFLYGLQQGISNQSLGASVFVSSHELSTDLSVPVELIAADMSLSTLYLHELHYRQVRRRGYQEMAARSIWQRSPVQELATLPEVRQERAPLLLHQDSSIRNNREFKYNVNTHLGSI is encoded by the exons ATGAAACGAGAAACTGTCATTACCTGTGTAGAGCCAAACCGACGAGCAAAAACG ATGACGACGGTATTGGATGGCAGCTACCAACGTATGGAGCCATACGATGGGGAAGAAGAGGATGGAGAAGACGATGATGAACACGAGGAAACACCTCAGGAATCTGGTGTTATGATACACGTAGTACCAGAAGGAAATAAAGCTAGATGGAACCATATTGAAGATCTAGATTCTTTTTTTACAAGAATGTACCACTACCATCAAAAACATGGATTCGCTTGTATGATACTCCAAGAAGCACTTGAACTAGGACAATTCATTTTCGTAGTTACTTTTTCAACTTTTCTCTTTCATTGCATCGATTACTCCGTATTGTTCAA GAACAAGCCCCAAACATCGCACAAAACGTCAATAAGCGACGTGATTTTACCAACGAGCGAATGTGTAGCATCTATGGGTCTGGTTACTTGGATCTGTATTTTAGTAGCCGCGATTTTTTGGATTTTACGATTAGTAAAAGTTTTGTATCATTGCACGCAGTTTTGGGACATAAAGTTATTCTTTAATACCGCGTTGAAAATTGAAGACTGCGATTTGGACAATCTCACCTGGCACGAGGTACAAAAGCGAGTAAGAGAAGTGCAAAAAGAGCAGGAAATGTGCATACACAAAAGAGAGCTTACGGAATTAGATATATACCATAGAATATtaagatttaaaaattatatggtGGCTATGATCAATAAATCCTTGTTACCCGTTCGACTTAAAATCCCTGTTATAGGAGAAATTATTTTCATGACAAGAGGATTGAAATACAATATGGAGCTACTATTGTTTT GGGGACCATGGTCTCCGTTTGAAAACAATTGGCATCTCAAAGAAGACTATAAAAAGTTAAACAAAAGACAAGAACTTGCAAGAGCACTATCTAAACATATTTTATGGGTTGGAGTAGTGAATTTTCTACTTTGCCCGTTAATTTTACTCTGGCAGATACTCTATTCGTTTTTTAACTACGGCGAG ATCATCAAGCGAGAGCCAGGAACTTTAGGTACAAGAATGTGGTCTTTATACGGCCGGTTATACCTCCGTCATTTCAACGAACTTGATCACGAATTGAATGCCCGTCTAAATCGCGCATACCGTCCAGCTTCGAAATACATGAGCATATTTACATCCCCCATTATGACTGTTATCGCGAAAAACGTTGCTTTCGTAGCTGGAAGTATATTAGcagttttattaatattaactgTATACGATGAGGATGTACTTACGGTGGAGCACGTGTTGACTACCATGACCATATTGGGTGCTATGGTCGCAGGAGCAAGGGCGTTTATACCGGATGAGAATTTAGTTTGGTGTCCAGAGACTCTCTTAACTGCCGTCTTGGCCCATACACATTACAGACCGGATAGTTGGCGAGGTCACGCTCATACTCAAACCACGAGAGCAGAAGTAGCACAACTATTTCAATATCGTGCAGTTCATCTCTTAGAAGAATTAATTTCCCCTCTGCTTACACCATTTATTCTGTGCTTTCGGATGAGACAACGGGCCTTGGATATTGTGGACTTCTATCGTAATTTCACGATCGAAGTTACAGGCGTCGGGGACGTTTGCAGTTTTGCACAAATGGACGTGCGCAAACATGGCAATCCAACGTGGCAAACGGTGACTCGAAGTCCTGTCATAGATCAGACTGGTAGATACGATGTTAACCAGTACGCCTTAGATCCGGAAAAACTTCAAATTCCTGTATCGGATCAATATACGCAAGCAGAAGACGGGAAAACCGAATTGTCCCTTATTCATTTCACCTTAACGAATCCCGAGTGGAAACCACCGAGTCACGCTGAGAATTTCGTCGCAGCTTTAAGAGAAAGAGTGAAGAAAGAAGTGCAAGGTGGTATACACGGTGAAATTAATCCCCTTTTGGCAAGCTTGAACAGTTTATCTAGCTTGGAACCAGGT TACAATGACATAGTATCGAACATAATTCGGAGCACAATGGTAAATCAGCCAGGTGGGCTAAGCACGAGTAATATGTTCTTGAACCAACCTGGTACCTCGACGGTTTCTGCCGCTGGGGATGAACTGTTAAATGTGAAATCAGACATTTTGCCGCATGCTGTTCAATGTGGTTTAAGCAAAGCCGAAGGGCCCGTACACAATGAAAAAGGATTTCTGTATGGTTTGCAACAAGGAATTTCGAATCAGTCCCTAGGCGCCTCTGTTTTTGTATCGAGCCATGAGTTATCCACTGATTTATCTGTACCGGTGGAGTTAATCGCTGCCGATATGTCTCTGTCTACATTGTACCTGCATGAACTTCACTATAGACAA GTTCGAAGGAGGGGCTATCAAGAAATGGCTGCTAGAAGCATATGGCAACGAAGCCCTGTTCAAGAGCTTGCTACGCTTCCTGAAGTTAGACAAGAGAGAGCACCCTTGCTCTTACATCAAGATTCTTCTATAAGAAACAAtagagaatttaaatataacgtGAACACTCATTTAGGTAGCATCTGA
- the Atg9 gene encoding autophagy-related protein 9 isoform X2: MTTVLDGSYQRMEPYDGEEEDGEDDDEHEETPQESGVMIHVVPEGNKARWNHIEDLDSFFTRMYHYHQKHGFACMILQEALELGQFIFVVTFSTFLFHCIDYSVLFKNKPQTSHKTSISDVILPTSECVASMGLVTWICILVAAIFWILRLVKVLYHCTQFWDIKLFFNTALKIEDCDLDNLTWHEVQKRVREVQKEQEMCIHKRELTELDIYHRILRFKNYMVAMINKSLLPVRLKIPVIGEIIFMTRGLKYNMELLLFWGPWSPFENNWHLKEDYKKLNKRQELARALSKHILWVGVVNFLLCPLILLWQILYSFFNYGEIIKREPGTLGTRMWSLYGRLYLRHFNELDHELNARLNRAYRPASKYMSIFTSPIMTVIAKNVAFVAGSILAVLLILTVYDEDVLTVEHVLTTMTILGAMVAGARAFIPDENLVWCPETLLTAVLAHTHYRPDSWRGHAHTQTTRAEVAQLFQYRAVHLLEELISPLLTPFILCFRMRQRALDIVDFYRNFTIEVTGVGDVCSFAQMDVRKHGNPTWQTVTRSPVIDQTGRYDVNQYALDPEKLQIPVSDQYTQAEDGKTELSLIHFTLTNPEWKPPSHAENFVAALRERVKKEVQGGIHGEINPLLASLNSLSSLEPGYNDIVSNIIRSTMVNQPGGLSTSNMFLNQPGTSTVSAAGDELLNVKSDILPHAVQCGLSKAEGPVHNEKGFLYGLQQGISNQSLGASVFVSSHELSTDLSVPVELIAADMSLSTLYLHELHYRQVRRRGYQEMAARSIWQRSPVQELATLPEVRQERAPLLLHQDSSIRNNREFKYNVNTHLGSI; this comes from the exons ATGACGACGGTATTGGATGGCAGCTACCAACGTATGGAGCCATACGATGGGGAAGAAGAGGATGGAGAAGACGATGATGAACACGAGGAAACACCTCAGGAATCTGGTGTTATGATACACGTAGTACCAGAAGGAAATAAAGCTAGATGGAACCATATTGAAGATCTAGATTCTTTTTTTACAAGAATGTACCACTACCATCAAAAACATGGATTCGCTTGTATGATACTCCAAGAAGCACTTGAACTAGGACAATTCATTTTCGTAGTTACTTTTTCAACTTTTCTCTTTCATTGCATCGATTACTCCGTATTGTTCAA GAACAAGCCCCAAACATCGCACAAAACGTCAATAAGCGACGTGATTTTACCAACGAGCGAATGTGTAGCATCTATGGGTCTGGTTACTTGGATCTGTATTTTAGTAGCCGCGATTTTTTGGATTTTACGATTAGTAAAAGTTTTGTATCATTGCACGCAGTTTTGGGACATAAAGTTATTCTTTAATACCGCGTTGAAAATTGAAGACTGCGATTTGGACAATCTCACCTGGCACGAGGTACAAAAGCGAGTAAGAGAAGTGCAAAAAGAGCAGGAAATGTGCATACACAAAAGAGAGCTTACGGAATTAGATATATACCATAGAATATtaagatttaaaaattatatggtGGCTATGATCAATAAATCCTTGTTACCCGTTCGACTTAAAATCCCTGTTATAGGAGAAATTATTTTCATGACAAGAGGATTGAAATACAATATGGAGCTACTATTGTTTT GGGGACCATGGTCTCCGTTTGAAAACAATTGGCATCTCAAAGAAGACTATAAAAAGTTAAACAAAAGACAAGAACTTGCAAGAGCACTATCTAAACATATTTTATGGGTTGGAGTAGTGAATTTTCTACTTTGCCCGTTAATTTTACTCTGGCAGATACTCTATTCGTTTTTTAACTACGGCGAG ATCATCAAGCGAGAGCCAGGAACTTTAGGTACAAGAATGTGGTCTTTATACGGCCGGTTATACCTCCGTCATTTCAACGAACTTGATCACGAATTGAATGCCCGTCTAAATCGCGCATACCGTCCAGCTTCGAAATACATGAGCATATTTACATCCCCCATTATGACTGTTATCGCGAAAAACGTTGCTTTCGTAGCTGGAAGTATATTAGcagttttattaatattaactgTATACGATGAGGATGTACTTACGGTGGAGCACGTGTTGACTACCATGACCATATTGGGTGCTATGGTCGCAGGAGCAAGGGCGTTTATACCGGATGAGAATTTAGTTTGGTGTCCAGAGACTCTCTTAACTGCCGTCTTGGCCCATACACATTACAGACCGGATAGTTGGCGAGGTCACGCTCATACTCAAACCACGAGAGCAGAAGTAGCACAACTATTTCAATATCGTGCAGTTCATCTCTTAGAAGAATTAATTTCCCCTCTGCTTACACCATTTATTCTGTGCTTTCGGATGAGACAACGGGCCTTGGATATTGTGGACTTCTATCGTAATTTCACGATCGAAGTTACAGGCGTCGGGGACGTTTGCAGTTTTGCACAAATGGACGTGCGCAAACATGGCAATCCAACGTGGCAAACGGTGACTCGAAGTCCTGTCATAGATCAGACTGGTAGATACGATGTTAACCAGTACGCCTTAGATCCGGAAAAACTTCAAATTCCTGTATCGGATCAATATACGCAAGCAGAAGACGGGAAAACCGAATTGTCCCTTATTCATTTCACCTTAACGAATCCCGAGTGGAAACCACCGAGTCACGCTGAGAATTTCGTCGCAGCTTTAAGAGAAAGAGTGAAGAAAGAAGTGCAAGGTGGTATACACGGTGAAATTAATCCCCTTTTGGCAAGCTTGAACAGTTTATCTAGCTTGGAACCAGGT TACAATGACATAGTATCGAACATAATTCGGAGCACAATGGTAAATCAGCCAGGTGGGCTAAGCACGAGTAATATGTTCTTGAACCAACCTGGTACCTCGACGGTTTCTGCCGCTGGGGATGAACTGTTAAATGTGAAATCAGACATTTTGCCGCATGCTGTTCAATGTGGTTTAAGCAAAGCCGAAGGGCCCGTACACAATGAAAAAGGATTTCTGTATGGTTTGCAACAAGGAATTTCGAATCAGTCCCTAGGCGCCTCTGTTTTTGTATCGAGCCATGAGTTATCCACTGATTTATCTGTACCGGTGGAGTTAATCGCTGCCGATATGTCTCTGTCTACATTGTACCTGCATGAACTTCACTATAGACAA GTTCGAAGGAGGGGCTATCAAGAAATGGCTGCTAGAAGCATATGGCAACGAAGCCCTGTTCAAGAGCTTGCTACGCTTCCTGAAGTTAGACAAGAGAGAGCACCCTTGCTCTTACATCAAGATTCTTCTATAAGAAACAAtagagaatttaaatataacgtGAACACTCATTTAGGTAGCATCTGA
- the LOC117163092 gene encoding uncharacterized protein LOC117163092 isoform X1, giving the protein MWIKFALLISCTIANTLADNGPRSKAVSIEEFVTSHKVPENIPRPWDYDEDDDDVVDVERKTISKHGKHAKKVIPKFESFDKKPGDLDPVRRFDFVDEDKATNGNNAKRQVRVELENFGDTGVLQEDGIRRSDTHRSRLQNNKDSVIPGVHVSDEYPTTMMPVLTTPREARAFDFVPVNIIRDDGKETSFHERNFGDFSDVSLVPAGTNSRIQVKKGPNGKDYEYEYVYYYYDEEDENKAGTADSAVTNSYDVPSRTTSAPRRGGSSANRSKYSNVERSSTVEPASNEVIPNRNNNRGRQLVDAEDVSEERLPTNTRFPPRSRSNHNTATTEPSRTRGNRPRPGLDLVDSSSFRTHQEGPEFPQVLPKGPVRFLGVTPNEDNGEERATARGRGKPQRVQEPAPVEELVEDVPVPTTRRRPITTLSPQTEGEAVRGSSRGSGEKEEQTEETSSPTEKSRDKQPSLEKQEYEDSESSSTTSASTASTAMEDPTTEYPSSMDKVALDLYAFVQQGQNNLVDAPSSEATDSSSDESTISNEEATTDLAAVTEMSATTVTLEPTTITTTASPTEPMTTTAATTTTVSTTTTTTTTTTEPPTTTTTQAPAGRGKFRRPGIGGTTGSRNRFKSNGGGSTTTTEAPAEPTPRTRNRFGGNGSNGGGFKRNRPGQKQASVEEDAVQKESSSSVHAERPSSSTRSRFRGTGSTRSVSSTTPATSNGGSTAASNGPSGISRPSFNKLNINRRRGRPTTNAPNASEESQESTRSETAKETAQESVTAAPKSTVRGRLPATGVRPVIKPGARINLRTKPGHSTTTTTTTPLPADKEEESSIDEPAGEGTEEETHEAPAETSPPPTRSTTVNPLNKLRNRNRLQVHPKTTTRAPVSLASRRSPLLPRRKVTEAPVAQSSQEEASEEADSSSETEATEATSAETSTAASTKHEETRGLGGLLAPRRRITPRRPGQIISRE; this is encoded by the exons ATGTGGATCAAATTCGCTCTTTT GATATCCTGTACCATCGCAAATACACTGGCGGACAATGGACCTCGAAGTAAAGCAGTGTCCATCGAAG AATTCGTAACCTCGCACAAAGTGCCGGAGAACATCCCACGGCCGTGGGATtacgacgaggacgacgacgacgtggTCGACGTGGAAAGAAAAACGATCTCGAAGCACGGGAAACACGCGAAGAAGGTTATACCAAAGTTCGAGAGTTTCGATAAGAAGCCGGGCGATCTGGATCCAGTCAGACGTTTCGATTTCGTCGACGAAGACAAAGCGACTAACGGTAACAACGCGAAACGGCAGGTTCGCGTCGAATTGGAAAACTTCGGCGACACCGGAGTCCTTCAAGAAGATGGTATCCGAAGATCGGATACGCACAGGTCGCGGCTACAGAATAACAAAGACTCGGTCATTCCTGGAGTGCACGTCAG CGACGAGTATCCGACTACCATGATGCCGGTTCTCACGACGCCACGCGAGGCGCGTGCTTTCGATTTCGTCCCGGTGAACATCATCCGTGACGATGGTAAAGAAACGTCGTTCCACGAACGCAACTTCGGCGACTTCAGCGACGTCAGTTTAGTGCCCGCTGGAACGAATTCGCGCATCCAG GTAAAGAAAGGACCGAACGGAAAGGACTACGAATACGAGTACGTATACTATTACTATGACGAGGAGGACGAGAACAAGGCGGGTACAGCGGACTCTGCTGTCACCAATTCTTACGACGTTCCTTCTAGAACTACGTCCGCGCCTAGGCGCGGAGGATCCTCCGCCAACAGAAGCAAGTACAGTAACGTGGAAAGGTCGAGCACGGTGGAACCTGCCAGCAACGAAGTGATACCAAATCGCAATAACAACAGAGGCAGGCAATTGGTCGACGCGGAAGACGTCTCCGAAGAAAGGTTACCAACGAACACTAGATTTCCACCTAG ATCACGATCGAATCACAACACGGCGACCACGGAGCCTTCTAGAACCCGCGGGAATCGTCCTAGACCTGGTCTAGACCTCGTTGACTCGAGCAGTTTTCGAACGCATCAAGAGGGTCCGGAGTTTCCTCAGGTTCTACCTAAGGGACCCGTCAGATTTCTCGGTGTTACTCCGAACGAGGACAATGGAGAAGAGAGAGCGACAGCTAGAGGACGCGGCAAACCACAAAGGGTCCAAGAACCTGCTCCTGTAGAAGAGCTGGTCGAGGACGTGCCCGTTCCCACGACTAGGAGGAGACCGATCACCACACTGTCGCCTCAA ACCGAAGGCGAAGCAGTCAGAGGATCCTCGCGCGGCAGCGGAGAGAAAGAAGAGCAAACAGAAGAAACGTCTTCGCCAACAGAGAAGAGCAGAGACAAACAACCATCCTTGGAGAAGCAAGAATACGAAGACTCGGAGTCCTCTTCAACGACCTCGGCAAGCACCGCTTCAACTGCCATGGAAGATCCAACCACAGAGTATCCGTCTTCGATGGACAAAGTGGCGCTCGACTTGTACGCTTTCGTGCAACAGGGTCAAAATAATTTGGTGGACGCGCCTAGCAGCGAAGCTACCGATTCTTCGTCAGACGAATCGACGATCTCTAACGAGGAAGCTACTACCGATCTGGCAGCTGTGACGGAAATGTCCGCCACCACGGTGACCCTGGAACCCACGACGATCACCACTACGGCGTCGCCCACCGAACCGATGACTACTACGGCTGCTACAACTACTACCGTTAGTACCACCACGACTACTACGACTACGACGACCGAACCTCCTACTACTACAACTACTCAGGCACCTGCTGGCAGGGGAAAGTTCAGGAGGCCAGGAATAGGGGGAACTACAGGTTCCAGAAATAG ATTCAAATCCAACGGAGGCGGAAGTACGACAACCACCGAAGCTCCGGCGGAACCAACACCGCGTACACGAAACCGCTTCGGAGGAAACGGTTCGAACGGCGGTGGTTTCAAGAGAAACCGTCCTGGACAAAAACAAGCGTCAGTGGAAGAGGACGCAGTGCAGAAAGAGAGTTCCAGCTCGGTGCACGCGGAACGTCCTTCCTCCAGTACTCGTAGCAGATTTCGTGGCACTGGATCCACGAGATCCGTCTCGTCGACGACACCAGCCACGTCGAATGGTGGGTCGACCGCCGCCTCCAATGGACCGTCAGGAATATCAAGACCGTCTTTCAATAAATTAAACATCAATCGGCGACGTGGAAGACCGACTACGAATGCTCCAAACGCTAGCGAAGAGAGCCAAGAGTCGACTCGCTCGGAAACAGCGAAGGAAACCGCGCAGGAATCTGTTACGGCCGCGCCAAAGTCTACTGTTCGTGGACGACTTCCGGCCACAGGAGTCAGACCAGTCATTAAACCTGGGGCGAGGATAAATCTGAGAACCAAACCGGGTCATTCGACGACCACTACGACTACCACGCCGCTGCCTGCAGATAAAGAGGAAGAATCGTCTATCGACGAGCCAGCGGGAGAGGGAACCGAAGAGGAGACTCACGAG GCACCGGCAGAGACCAGCCCGCCGCCAACGCGTTCCACCACTGTGAACCCCCTAAACAAACTGCGAAATCGAAACAGACTACAAGTACATCCAAAAACGACTACCAGAGCGCCAGTGTCGTTAGCATCGAGAAGATCGCCGTTGTTACCACGTCGCAAGGTAACCGAGGCACCAGTTGCCCAATCTAGCCAGGAGGAAGCGTCCGAGGAAGCAGACAGTTCCAGCGAAACAGAGGCGACCGAAGCCACATCGGCTGAAACGAGCACAGCAGCGAGCACAAAACACGAGGAAACCAGAGGACTCGGTGGACTTTTGGCGCCCAGGCGCAGGATAACGCCGCGACGACCTGGACAAATCATCTCGCGGGAGTAA